The Streptomyces sp. CC0208 genome window below encodes:
- a CDS encoding WD40 repeat domain-containing protein yields MNVDDIVRDALREQAAEQPPAAAGFADRVLAVRRRRRTRRITAAAVSVVAVVAVGVAVPLLDSGKEDVRPSGGIVTPKKVESRPDQSPPRDRISVGGTTLAGYSVPKKVKKSANSAAYERTYYLLNPKTGRYAKAADWSWVAVAPGGKTAAVLERDLPASRIGLLDLTTGKVERWIDVDHGVGGLTFSRDGRKLVATTYSANPDRLIKAQGSAEWIQPWTSSRTGFYVLDVASGDGTWTEIKLAGDSDDPLRGTMLNSRQDFALTDDGRHVWEGRPTEPGYVFYDLTGKEVPVPAGYTYLDWSVDAGRSPDGKLVAGGFAGTKWKTSSYVFDARTGKKAEVRGQQLIAWVGNKQLIAWDMGENDKNEHHNRLVLVTLGSDKEIPLTGFREGGTPDGDGRWEPLFAQP; encoded by the coding sequence GTGAACGTCGACGACATCGTGCGCGACGCCCTGCGCGAGCAGGCCGCCGAACAGCCCCCGGCGGCAGCGGGGTTCGCCGACCGGGTGCTCGCCGTCCGGCGCCGCCGCCGTACCCGCAGGATCACGGCCGCCGCCGTGTCCGTGGTCGCCGTGGTCGCCGTCGGGGTGGCGGTGCCGCTGCTGGACTCCGGCAAGGAGGACGTACGGCCCTCGGGCGGCATCGTGACTCCGAAGAAGGTCGAGTCCCGTCCCGACCAGTCGCCGCCGCGCGACAGGATCTCCGTCGGGGGCACGACCCTGGCCGGGTACTCCGTCCCGAAGAAGGTCAAGAAGAGTGCGAACAGCGCTGCCTACGAGCGCACCTACTACCTGCTGAATCCGAAGACCGGCAGGTACGCCAAGGCCGCCGACTGGTCCTGGGTCGCCGTTGCCCCGGGTGGGAAGACCGCCGCCGTCCTAGAGCGCGATCTGCCGGCCTCGCGGATCGGCCTGCTCGACCTGACCACCGGCAAGGTCGAGCGGTGGATCGACGTCGACCACGGCGTCGGCGGGCTCACCTTCTCCCGCGACGGCCGCAAGCTGGTCGCGACGACGTACAGCGCGAACCCCGACCGGCTGATCAAGGCGCAGGGCAGCGCCGAGTGGATCCAGCCGTGGACGTCGAGCCGCACCGGCTTCTATGTCCTCGACGTGGCCTCGGGGGACGGCACCTGGACCGAGATCAAGCTCGCGGGCGACTCGGACGACCCCCTGCGTGGCACCATGCTCAACAGCCGCCAGGACTTCGCCCTCACCGACGACGGCCGCCACGTCTGGGAGGGCCGCCCCACGGAGCCCGGCTACGTGTTCTACGACCTCACCGGCAAGGAGGTCCCCGTGCCGGCGGGCTACACGTACCTGGACTGGTCCGTGGACGCGGGCAGGTCGCCCGACGGCAAGCTCGTCGCGGGCGGGTTCGCGGGCACGAAGTGGAAGACGTCCTCGTACGTCTTCGACGCCCGGACCGGCAAGAAGGCCGAGGTGCGCGGACAGCAGCTGATCGCCTGGGTGGGCAACAAGCAGCTCATCGCATGGGACATGGGCGAGAACGACAAGAACGAGCACCACAACCGGCTCGTGCTCGTCACCCTCGGCAGCGACAAGGAGATCCCGCTCACCGGCTTCCGGGAAGGCGGCACACCGGACGGCGACGGGCGCTGGGAGCCGCTCTTCGCCCAGCCCTGA
- the dapA gene encoding 4-hydroxy-tetrahydrodipicolinate synthase, which yields MTTTPPPFGRALCAMVTPFTAEGALDLDGAQRLAAHLVSHGCDGLVLSGTTGESPTTTDAEKSALVRAVREAVGARATVVAGVGTFDTRHTVELALGAEKAGADGVLVVSPYYSRPPQDALEAHFRAIADASALPVMLYDIPGRTGTRIEPETMIRLAEHPRIVAVKDCSYDLLGAQKVLHRTELAYYAGCDEHILALYAVGGAGYVSTVANVIPAQLRAILDTFEAGDTPVSARLQQRATPLIEAMMSAGLPGTVTAKALLHALGLPAGPVRAPLRPAGREAADGLLAEYERLVAA from the coding sequence ATGACGACCACGCCTCCTCCCTTCGGCCGCGCCCTGTGTGCCATGGTCACCCCCTTCACCGCGGAGGGCGCGCTCGATCTCGACGGCGCCCAGCGCCTGGCCGCGCACCTGGTCTCGCACGGCTGCGACGGCCTCGTCCTGTCCGGCACCACGGGCGAGTCGCCGACCACGACGGACGCGGAGAAGTCCGCGCTCGTGAGGGCGGTGCGGGAGGCGGTGGGCGCGCGGGCCACGGTCGTGGCGGGGGTGGGCACCTTCGACACCCGGCACACCGTGGAGCTGGCCCTCGGCGCCGAAAAGGCGGGCGCTGACGGGGTGTTGGTGGTAAGCCCCTACTACAGCCGGCCACCGCAGGACGCGCTGGAGGCACACTTCCGTGCGATCGCGGACGCCTCGGCACTGCCCGTCATGCTCTACGACATCCCGGGCCGCACCGGCACCCGCATCGAACCGGAGACGATGATCCGGCTCGCCGAGCACCCCCGGATCGTCGCGGTCAAGGACTGCTCCTACGACCTCCTCGGCGCCCAGAAGGTCCTGCACCGCACGGAGTTGGCGTACTACGCGGGCTGCGACGAGCACATCCTCGCCCTGTACGCGGTCGGCGGAGCGGGCTACGTCAGCACGGTGGCCAACGTAATCCCTGCCCAACTCCGCGCCATCCTGGACACGTTCGAGGCGGGCGACACCCCCGTGTCCGCCCGCCTCCAACAACGGGCCACGCCGTTGATCGAGGCGATGATGTCGGCGGGCCTGCCCGGCACGGTCACTGCCAAGGCCCTCCTCCACGCGCTCGGTCTGCCGGCGGGCCCGGTCCGCGCCCCGCTGCGGCCCGCCGGCCGGGAGGCGGCCGACGGGCTGCTGGCGGAGTACGAACGCCTTGTGGCCGCCTGA
- a CDS encoding phage holin family protein: MTGTTAPRPVHDEHHSVGELVGQATEQVSRLMRQEVALAKEELAEKGRRAGKGGGLLGAAGAFAYAGLLALAGTATAALSLVLSVWASALIVTAVLFVIAGVLAALGRAQLRRATPPTPEEALGSVKADVEEIKERAHR; this comes from the coding sequence GTGACCGGAACCACGGCCCCCAGGCCGGTGCACGACGAACATCACTCGGTGGGCGAACTCGTCGGACAGGCCACCGAACAGGTCTCCAGGCTGATGCGGCAGGAAGTCGCCCTCGCGAAGGAGGAGCTCGCCGAGAAGGGCCGGCGGGCCGGGAAGGGCGGCGGGCTGCTCGGTGCCGCCGGCGCCTTCGCCTACGCGGGACTGCTCGCCTTGGCCGGAACGGCCACCGCCGCACTCTCCCTGGTGCTGTCGGTGTGGGCCTCGGCACTGATCGTGACGGCTGTGCTGTTCGTGATCGCGGGAGTGCTCGCCGCTCTCGGCCGCGCCCAGCTGCGCCGTGCCACACCCCCGACGCCCGAGGAGGCACTCGGCAGCGTCAAGGCGGACGTCGAGGAGATCAAGGAAAGGGCGCACCGATGA
- a CDS encoding DUF3618 domain-containing protein, translating to MTDGTGNEPPMTGAKGPDELRRQIERTRSELGDTVEELAGKMDVKGRARARAADLRDKAGAMTVQLRSSAAQAGHTVHDKATHAGHKVQDRTQRAGEITQGKAAQTSTALERRAQHSVPQPVRPLVMAAIRHPRPVLVVGAALAAVVVVSWRYPKK from the coding sequence ATGACGGACGGGACGGGTAACGAGCCCCCGATGACGGGGGCCAAGGGACCCGATGAACTGCGGCGGCAGATCGAGCGCACCCGCAGCGAACTCGGCGACACAGTGGAGGAGTTGGCAGGCAAGATGGACGTCAAGGGCCGTGCGAGGGCCCGTGCGGCAGATCTCAGGGACAAGGCGGGCGCCATGACCGTGCAGCTGCGCAGCAGCGCCGCGCAGGCCGGTCACACCGTGCACGACAAGGCCACCCACGCCGGCCACAAGGTCCAGGACCGGACGCAGCGGGCGGGCGAGATCACCCAGGGCAAGGCCGCGCAGACGAGCACCGCGCTGGAGCGGAGGGCGCAGCACAGCGTGCCCCAGCCGGTCCGGCCGCTGGTCATGGCGGCGATACGGCATCCGCGACCGGTGCTGGTCGTCGGTGCGGCCCTGGCCGCCGTCGTCGTCGTGTCGTGGCGGTACCCGAAGAAGTAG
- a CDS encoding YihY/virulence factor BrkB family protein → MDSQADDQPDSPSKLPARAWRAVLRRTAKELLDDELADRAAALTYYGVLSLFPALLVMVSLLGVVGQRATDKILGNIGDLAPGPARDILRDAVVQLGDSGGTGSVLAILGLLAALWSASGYVAAFIRASNAVYDLPEGRPVWKLTPLRLALTVTLMLMLAVSALIVVFTGPLAERAGRAVGFGDAAIALWGVTKWPVLLLLVVVMIGLLYWAAPNVRGRGFRWISPGSVVATLVWVAASAGFAVYAANFGSYNKTYGTLAGAIVFLVWLWLTNLAILLGLEFDAELARERAIASGAAESAEEPYVEPRDTRKWPPRLRARVSRGK, encoded by the coding sequence ATGGACTCGCAGGCCGACGACCAGCCCGACAGCCCCTCCAAGTTGCCCGCGCGAGCCTGGCGCGCGGTGCTGCGGCGCACGGCGAAGGAGTTGCTGGACGACGAACTCGCCGACCGCGCGGCGGCGTTGACGTACTACGGCGTCCTGTCGCTGTTTCCCGCCCTGCTGGTGATGGTCTCCCTGCTGGGCGTGGTGGGGCAGCGCGCCACGGACAAGATCCTGGGGAACATCGGGGACCTCGCGCCGGGGCCGGCCCGGGACATCCTGCGCGACGCGGTGGTCCAGCTCGGCGACAGCGGCGGCACGGGCAGCGTCCTCGCGATCCTCGGCCTGCTCGCCGCGCTGTGGTCCGCCTCCGGGTACGTCGCCGCCTTCATCCGTGCGTCCAACGCGGTGTACGACCTTCCCGAAGGGCGCCCGGTGTGGAAGCTGACGCCGCTGCGGCTGGCGCTGACCGTGACGTTGATGCTGATGCTGGCGGTGAGCGCGCTGATCGTGGTGTTCACCGGTCCGCTGGCCGAACGGGCGGGCCGGGCGGTGGGGTTCGGCGACGCGGCGATCGCGCTCTGGGGCGTGACCAAGTGGCCGGTGCTGCTGCTCCTGGTCGTCGTGATGATCGGGCTGCTGTACTGGGCCGCCCCCAACGTCCGTGGCCGCGGCTTCCGTTGGATCTCGCCGGGCAGTGTCGTAGCCACCCTGGTCTGGGTCGCCGCCTCCGCGGGGTTCGCCGTCTACGCCGCCAACTTCGGTTCGTACAACAAGACGTACGGCACCCTCGCCGGTGCCATCGTCTTCCTGGTGTGGCTCTGGCTGACGAACCTGGCGATCCTGCTGGGCCTGGAGTTCGACGCGGAGCTGGCCCGGGAGCGGGCGATCGCCTCCGGCGCGGCCGAGTCGGCGGAGGAGCCGTACGTGGAGCCCCGGGACACCCGGAAGTGGCCGCCGAGGTTGCGGGCGCGGGTGTCACGGGGGAAGTGA
- a CDS encoding antibiotic biosynthesis monooxygenase, whose amino-acid sequence MTRRTDIHPEPARAEVGASLFSTWRVGNPLRQRQTVDAIADAWERRPWPADGLLGYHVYTGHDTATLLHYSQWADEQAYEAFARTQRLERVDEIDTAVPHIERLGLGRYRHYRSVTRDGDQRVPGCIVVVDIEFEGPDPDRQRAWVDAVLEALESEPHPHPGGISTHFHLSTDGTRVLNYAEWESAKAHLDALAAPGDGIGSASDEWERVQTWPGLKSSVVSRYDHALGLVPD is encoded by the coding sequence ATGACCCGCCGTACCGACATCCATCCCGAGCCCGCCCGAGCCGAGGTGGGCGCGTCGCTCTTCAGTACCTGGCGGGTGGGCAACCCGCTCCGGCAGCGGCAGACCGTCGACGCCATCGCCGACGCCTGGGAACGCCGGCCGTGGCCCGCCGACGGACTGCTCGGCTACCACGTCTACACCGGCCACGACACCGCCACCCTCCTGCACTACTCGCAGTGGGCCGACGAGCAGGCGTACGAGGCCTTCGCGCGGACCCAGCGGCTGGAGCGCGTCGACGAGATCGACACCGCCGTGCCTCACATCGAGCGGTTGGGGCTCGGCCGCTACCGGCACTACCGCAGCGTGACCCGGGACGGTGACCAGCGGGTTCCGGGCTGCATCGTGGTCGTCGACATCGAGTTCGAGGGCCCCGACCCCGACCGTCAGCGGGCCTGGGTGGACGCCGTCCTCGAAGCGCTGGAGAGCGAGCCGCACCCGCACCCCGGCGGTATCAGCACTCACTTCCACCTCAGCACCGACGGCACCCGTGTCCTCAACTACGCCGAGTGGGAGAGCGCCAAGGCCCACCTCGACGCGCTTGCCGCGCCGGGCGACGGGATCGGCTCGGCCTCGGACGAGTGGGAGCGCGTGCAGACCTGGCCGGGGCTGAAGAGCAGCGTGGTCAGCCGGTACGACCACGCCCTGGGCCTCGTCCCTGACTGA
- a CDS encoding winged helix-turn-helix domain-containing protein, which produces MLDVTVIEDPEAAVVSLDPIRARLLAELAAGPASAAMLAGQVGLPRQKVNYHLKALERHGLVELAGERRKGNVTERLMRATAASYVISPLALAAVQPDPDRFRDQLSARWLLALGARLVRDVGQLITGAAKARKRLATFALDGEVRFASAAERAAFIQELAAGVTALIRKYDAPDTEGGRDHRIVVAVHPTLKETEPTPTWTELE; this is translated from the coding sequence ATGCTGGACGTCACCGTGATCGAGGACCCCGAGGCCGCAGTCGTCTCCCTGGACCCCATAAGGGCGAGGCTGCTGGCCGAGCTGGCGGCAGGGCCCGCGTCGGCCGCCATGCTGGCCGGCCAGGTCGGGCTGCCCCGGCAGAAGGTGAACTACCACCTCAAGGCCCTGGAGCGGCACGGCCTGGTCGAGCTGGCGGGGGAGCGCCGCAAGGGCAATGTCACCGAGCGGCTGATGCGGGCGACCGCGGCCTCGTACGTGATCTCGCCGCTCGCGCTGGCCGCCGTGCAGCCCGACCCCGACCGTTTCCGCGACCAGCTCTCCGCGCGCTGGCTGCTGGCGCTGGGGGCCCGCCTGGTGCGGGACGTCGGCCAACTGATCACCGGTGCGGCGAAGGCCCGCAAACGGCTGGCGACCTTCGCACTGGACGGTGAGGTGCGCTTCGCCTCCGCCGCCGAACGGGCCGCGTTCATCCAGGAGTTGGCCGCCGGCGTCACCGCCCTGATCCGCAAGTACGACGCCCCGGACACCGAGGGCGGCCGTGACCACCGGATCGTCGTGGCGGTCCATCCGACGCTCAAAGAGACCGAACCCACCCCCACCTGGACCGAGTTGGAGTAG
- a CDS encoding endonuclease/exonuclease/phosphatase family protein gives MPSKKSARLAALTVAALSAASTVVLVSPAHAAAVSIHDIQGATRISPYAGQKVTDVAGIVTGVRTYGSSKGFWIQDPNPDADPATSEGVFVFTSSAPKVAVGDAVTVTGTVSEYVPGGTSSGNQSVTEITKPTVTVVSSGNAVPAATVIDARSVPAAYVPAGDSAAGNSINGLALEPKKYALDFYESLEGMNVQVKDVRVVGATDPYTELWVTVKPRENATRRGGTLYGSYDSQNTGRLQIQSLGATSAFPVANVGDVLTGSTTGPLDFNQFGGYTLVAGEIGTLKSAGLARETTQKQKNGELAVATYNVENLDPTDATFEEHASAIVNNLKSPDIVSLEEIQDNNGAKDDGTTAADVTVTKLIDAIVAAGGPKYDWRSIDPANDTDGGEPGGNIRQVFLFNPERVSFTDRAGGDATTAVGVTKVHGKAQLTASPGRIAPTDEAWKSSRKPLAGEFVFRGRTVFVIANHFNSKGGDFGLTSATQPVPRSSEIQRHQQATLVNAFVKDILDTQKNADVIALGDINDFEFSDTAKILEGDGELWSAIKSLPRSERYTYDYQGNQQVLDQILVSPSIRRGCDFAYDSVHINSEFNDQISDHDPQVLRFKP, from the coding sequence TTGCCGAGCAAGAAGTCCGCGCGTCTCGCCGCGCTCACCGTCGCCGCCCTGTCCGCGGCCTCCACCGTCGTCCTCGTGTCGCCCGCGCACGCGGCCGCCGTGAGCATCCATGACATCCAGGGCGCGACCCGGATATCCCCGTACGCCGGTCAGAAGGTCACGGATGTGGCCGGAATCGTCACCGGTGTGCGCACCTACGGCTCCTCCAAGGGTTTCTGGATCCAGGATCCGAACCCGGACGCCGACCCGGCCACCAGTGAGGGCGTCTTCGTCTTCACCAGCTCCGCTCCGAAGGTCGCCGTCGGTGACGCCGTCACGGTCACCGGCACGGTCTCGGAGTACGTCCCGGGCGGCACCTCGTCCGGGAACCAGTCGGTCACCGAGATCACCAAGCCGACGGTCACGGTCGTCTCCAGCGGCAACGCGGTCCCGGCGGCCACGGTGATCGACGCGAGGTCGGTGCCGGCCGCGTACGTCCCGGCGGGCGACTCCGCGGCGGGCAACTCGATCAACGGCCTGGCGCTGGAGCCCAAGAAGTACGCCCTGGACTTCTACGAGTCCCTGGAGGGCATGAACGTCCAGGTCAAGGACGTCCGCGTGGTGGGCGCGACCGACCCGTACACCGAGCTGTGGGTGACGGTGAAGCCGCGCGAGAACGCCACCCGGCGGGGCGGCACCCTCTACGGCTCCTACGACTCGCAGAACACCGGCCGGCTGCAGATCCAGTCGCTGGGCGCGACCTCCGCCTTCCCCGTCGCGAACGTCGGTGACGTCCTCACCGGCTCCACCACGGGCCCGCTGGACTTCAACCAGTTCGGCGGCTACACGCTGGTCGCGGGCGAGATCGGCACCCTGAAGAGCGCCGGCCTCGCGCGGGAGACCACGCAGAAGCAGAAGAACGGCGAGCTCGCGGTCGCGACCTACAACGTCGAGAACCTCGACCCGACCGACGCCACCTTCGAGGAGCACGCCTCCGCGATCGTGAACAACCTGAAGTCGCCCGACATCGTGTCCCTGGAGGAGATCCAGGACAACAACGGCGCGAAGGACGACGGCACGACCGCCGCCGACGTGACGGTGACCAAGCTGATCGACGCGATCGTCGCGGCGGGCGGCCCGAAGTACGACTGGCGCTCGATCGACCCGGCCAACGACACCGACGGCGGCGAGCCGGGCGGCAACATCCGCCAGGTGTTCCTCTTCAACCCGGAGCGGGTCTCCTTCACGGACCGCGCGGGCGGCGACGCCACCACGGCGGTGGGCGTCACCAAGGTCCACGGCAAGGCGCAGCTGACGGCCTCCCCCGGCCGTATCGCGCCCACGGACGAGGCCTGGAAGTCCAGCCGCAAGCCGCTGGCCGGCGAGTTCGTCTTCCGCGGCCGCACGGTCTTCGTGATCGCCAACCACTTCAACTCCAAGGGCGGCGACTTCGGTCTGACCTCGGCGACCCAACCGGTGCCGCGCAGCTCGGAGATCCAGCGCCACCAGCAGGCGACCCTGGTCAACGCCTTCGTCAAGGACATCCTCGACACCCAGAAGAACGCGGACGTCATCGCGCTCGGTGACATCAACGACTTCGAGTTCTCCGACACGGCGAAGATCCTGGAGGGCGACGGCGAGCTGTGGTCGGCGATCAAGTCGCTGCCCAGGAGCGAGCGTTACACCTACGACTACCAGGGCAACCAGCAGGTCCTGGACCAGATCCTGGTCAGCCCGTCGATCCGGCGCGGCTGCGACTTCGCGTACGACAGCGTGCACATCAACTCGGAGTTCAACGACCAGATCAGCGACCACGACCCGCAGGTGCTGCGCTTCAAGCCGTAA
- a CDS encoding alkaline phosphatase PhoX, with protein sequence MSLTRRDFAAKSAITGAGVVLAGTVGALATAPNALAATDVESADAQTAGVHGGVGYGPLIADPDGLLALPAGFTYKVITYSGRTKLESGEFTPSNHDGTATFCGPRGATLLVNNHELKGPRANWPHPVPLTEGLVYDPAASGGCTVVEVRHEHVAEWVGIAGTSTNCAGGTTPWGTWLTGEETEDKAGQNGMTKDHGYIFEVDPEDRRANRDPKPVKAFGRYAHEAVVIDPKRGHAYLTEDASGPNGLLFRWTPPAGFHHGRGKLRTLADNAGVLQAFKCFDSGGKFVDDLSRATKIGTVYGVDWVDVPDRDAKTVSVRKQFTDGQVTRARKLEGMWWGDGGAYVVSSYAREESPVQHDGQVWFYDPKRRTLTLKVLLGVNPDPSVDGAFDGPDNITVSPYGGLVIAEDGEGVQHLFGATESGRTYPIARNELNIGTEEEPEYSEFTGVTFSPDGKTLYANIQTPGIMLAITGPWKRQKRG encoded by the coding sequence ATGTCGCTCACCCGCAGGGACTTTGCCGCGAAATCCGCGATCACCGGGGCCGGTGTCGTGCTGGCGGGCACGGTCGGCGCTCTCGCCACCGCCCCCAACGCGCTCGCGGCCACCGACGTCGAGAGCGCGGACGCGCAGACCGCGGGCGTCCACGGCGGTGTCGGCTACGGCCCGCTGATCGCCGACCCCGACGGCCTGCTCGCGCTGCCCGCAGGGTTCACGTACAAGGTCATCACCTACAGCGGCAGGACCAAGCTGGAGTCCGGCGAGTTCACCCCGTCCAACCACGACGGCACGGCCACCTTCTGCGGCCCCCGCGGCGCGACCCTCCTGGTCAACAACCACGAGCTCAAGGGCCCGCGTGCCAACTGGCCCCACCCCGTGCCGCTCACCGAGGGCCTCGTCTACGACCCCGCCGCCTCCGGCGGCTGCACGGTCGTCGAGGTCCGCCACGAGCATGTCGCCGAGTGGGTCGGCATCGCCGGCACCTCCACCAACTGCGCGGGCGGCACCACCCCTTGGGGCACCTGGCTCACCGGCGAGGAGACCGAGGACAAGGCCGGCCAGAACGGCATGACCAAGGACCACGGCTACATCTTCGAGGTCGACCCCGAGGACCGTCGCGCCAACCGTGACCCCAAGCCCGTCAAGGCGTTCGGCCGGTACGCCCACGAGGCGGTCGTCATCGACCCCAAGCGCGGCCACGCCTACCTGACCGAGGACGCTTCCGGCCCCAACGGCCTGCTCTTCCGCTGGACCCCGCCGGCGGGCTTCCACCACGGCCGCGGCAAGCTGCGCACCCTCGCCGACAACGCGGGGGTCCTCCAGGCCTTCAAGTGCTTCGACTCCGGCGGCAAGTTCGTCGACGACCTCTCCCGCGCCACGAAGATCGGCACGGTGTACGGCGTCGACTGGGTCGACGTGCCCGACCGCGACGCCAAGACGGTCTCCGTCCGTAAGCAGTTCACCGACGGCCAGGTCACCCGCGCCCGCAAGCTCGAGGGCATGTGGTGGGGCGACGGCGGCGCGTACGTCGTCTCCTCGTACGCCCGTGAGGAGAGCCCCGTCCAGCACGACGGCCAGGTCTGGTTCTACGACCCCAAGCGCCGCACCCTGACCCTGAAGGTCCTCCTCGGCGTCAACCCCGACCCCTCCGTCGACGGCGCCTTCGACGGCCCCGACAACATCACCGTCTCCCCGTACGGCGGCCTCGTCATCGCCGAGGACGGCGAGGGCGTCCAGCACCTGTTCGGCGCGACGGAGAGCGGCCGCACGTACCCCATCGCCCGCAACGAGCTGAACATCGGCACCGAAGAGGAGCCGGAGTACAGCGAGTTCACCGGCGTGACGTTCTCGCCCGACGGAAAGACCCTGTACGCCAACATCCAGACCCCGGGGATCATGCTGGCGATCACGGGGCCGTGGAAGCGGCAGAAGCGCGGCTGA
- a CDS encoding TROVE domain-containing protein encodes MARFNKKAARARPTSRVTSTGRILRTYEGGRGRERDARSELFLLAVANFVSQQTFYESGADRDVRFAALVRQLALTDPTWTAGLLGWLRGEGNLRTASIVGAAEYVRARLDAGVTDGPSNRQVVASVLQRPDEPGEFLGYWTAQYGRNIPQPVKRGVADAVRRLYSGKSLLKYDTASKGYRFGDILNLVHAAPDPDKPWQGELFQYALDRRHHPDTAVPPASSRVLTAHRELMALPAGQRRAVVTSEGGAERLAAAGMTWETLAGWLQGPMDRAAWEAVIPSMGAMALIRNLRNFDEAGVSDEVAAQVAARISDPAEVARSRQFPFRYLAAYQHAPSLRWAYPLEQALGHSLGNVPGLPGRTLVLVDRSGSMWARLSDRSRLNRADAAAIFGTALALRAADADLVEFGTTSRRLAFGKGESVLKILGRFGDLGGTDTTSAIRAHYRGQDRVLIVTDEQYTYHRHGDPTQQIPAEVPVYTWNLAGYRAGHGPSGTGNRHTFGGLSDAAFRMVPLLEAAQDADWPWAA; translated from the coding sequence ATGGCGCGATTCAACAAGAAGGCCGCGCGGGCCCGCCCCACTTCGCGGGTGACGTCGACAGGACGCATTCTGCGGACGTACGAGGGCGGCCGGGGGCGTGAGCGCGACGCCCGCTCCGAGCTCTTTCTGCTCGCAGTCGCCAACTTCGTCTCCCAGCAGACCTTTTACGAGTCCGGCGCGGACCGCGACGTCCGGTTCGCCGCGCTCGTACGGCAGCTCGCCCTCACCGACCCGACCTGGACCGCGGGCCTGCTCGGCTGGCTGCGCGGCGAGGGCAACCTGCGCACCGCCTCGATCGTGGGCGCCGCCGAGTACGTGAGGGCGCGTCTCGACGCCGGCGTCACCGACGGCCCCTCGAACCGGCAGGTCGTGGCCTCCGTACTCCAGCGGCCCGACGAGCCCGGCGAGTTCCTCGGGTACTGGACGGCTCAGTACGGCCGCAACATCCCCCAGCCCGTCAAGCGCGGGGTCGCCGACGCCGTACGACGGCTCTACAGCGGCAAGTCGCTGCTGAAGTACGACACCGCGTCCAAGGGCTACCGCTTCGGTGACATCCTCAACCTCGTGCACGCGGCCCCGGACCCGGACAAGCCGTGGCAGGGCGAGCTGTTCCAGTACGCCCTCGACCGGCGACACCACCCGGACACGGCCGTGCCGCCGGCGTCGAGCCGCGTCCTGACCGCGCACCGCGAGCTGATGGCGCTGCCGGCCGGGCAGCGGCGTGCCGTGGTCACGTCCGAGGGCGGGGCCGAGCGACTGGCCGCGGCAGGAATGACGTGGGAAACGCTGGCGGGTTGGCTCCAGGGGCCGATGGACAGGGCGGCCTGGGAGGCCGTGATCCCCTCCATGGGCGCGATGGCGTTGATTCGCAACCTGCGCAACTTCGACGAGGCCGGAGTCTCGGACGAGGTGGCTGCCCAGGTGGCGGCCCGGATCAGCGACCCGGCGGAGGTGGCCCGGTCGCGGCAGTTCCCCTTCCGGTACCTCGCCGCGTACCAGCACGCGCCCTCGCTGCGCTGGGCGTACCCGCTGGAGCAGGCGCTCGGCCACTCGCTGGGCAACGTGCCCGGGCTGCCCGGCCGGACCCTGGTGCTCGTCGACCGCTCGGGCTCGATGTGGGCGCGGCTGTCCGACCGCTCGCGGCTCAACCGGGCCGACGCGGCGGCGATCTTCGGCACGGCGCTCGCGCTGCGGGCGGCCGACGCGGACCTCGTCGAGTTCGGCACCACCAGCCGGCGCCTGGCCTTCGGCAAGGGCGAGTCGGTGCTGAAGATCCTCGGCCGCTTCGGCGACCTGGGCGGCACCGACACCACCTCGGCGATCCGTGCGCACTACCGGGGACAGGACCGGGTGCTGATCGTCACCGACGAGCAGTACACGTACCACCGGCACGGTGACCCGACCCAGCAGATCCCGGCCGAGGTACCGGTCTACACCTGGAACCTCGCCGGTTACCGGGCGGGCCACGGCCCCTCCGGCACCGGTAACCGCCACACCTTCGGCGGCCTCTCCGACGCGGCCTTCCGGATGGTTCCGCTGCTCGAGGCGGCCCAGGACGCCGACTGGCCCTGGGCTGCCTGA